The DNA window GCGATCTGGCGGGCGCCCGGTGGCGGCTACACGGCCGGGTCGGAGTCCCGGGTCGACGGCGCGATGCTCGGCTGGTGATCAGGCGCCCACCCGCTCCCGGAACGTGGTCCGGTACGCGAGCGGGGTGGTGCCGACCCGCCGGGTGAAGTGGTGCCGCAGCGCCGCCGCGTCGCCGAACCCGGCCTGGTCGGCGACGCTCTCCACGCTCAGCCGGGTCTCCTCCAGCAGCCGCCGCGCGAGCAGCACCCGCTGGTTGGTCAGCCAGTCGTGCGGCGTCGTGCCGGTCTCGGCCCGGAAGCGGCGGGCGAAGGTGCGGGGCGCCATGCCGGCCCGGGCGGCCAGCTCGTCCACGGTCACCGTCCGGTCCAGGTGCCCCATCAGCCACTCCAGCACCGGCTCCAGGGTGGGCGCCTCGGGCGCCTTCGGGATGGGCGCCTCGACGTACTGGGCCTGGCCGCCGTCGCGGTGCGGCGGGACGACCATCCGCCGGGCCAACCGCGTGGCCGTGGCCGAGCCGTGCGCTTGGCGGACCAGGTGCAGGCAGGCGTCGATGCCGGCGGCGGTGCCGGCGCTCGTGAGCAGCCGCCCGTCCTGGACGTAGAGCGAGTTGCAGTGCACCCGGGCCGCCGGGAACCGCTCCTGCAGGTCGTCGACGTGCCGCCAGTGGGTGGTGCAGTCGCGCCCGTCGAGCAGCCCCGCCGCGCCGAG is part of the Micromonospora halotolerans genome and encodes:
- a CDS encoding GlxA family transcriptional regulator, whose translation is MLRSVAVVALEEVAAFELGVVAEVFGTDRTADGFPGYRFDVCTVDGGPVRSRSGFLLTPTADLAPVEDADLVAVPAHGDGMTAVPEPVLAALRRAADRGAWLLSVCSGAFVLGAAGLLDGRDCTTHWRHVDDLQERFPAARVHCNSLYVQDGRLLTSAGTAAGIDACLHLVRQAHGSATATRLARRMVVPPHRDGGQAQYVEAPIPKAPEAPTLEPVLEWLMGHLDRTVTVDELAARAGMAPRTFARRFRAETGTTPHDWLTNQRVLLARRLLEETRLSVESVADQAGFGDAAALRHHFTRRVGTTPLAYRTTFRERVGA